The genomic window AGTCCAAGACTTGGATCTAGGTTCTTGTGCATTCTTAAATAACTCGCTGTATGAGTCAATTCCTCGATATTTTCAGAAATTCTAAATGTCCCTCCTTTTGACTTTGCAGCTATAATCGCTCGTCTTTCTTCTACATTATTGTTTATTTCATTAACCCCATTTACTGCGTTAAGACTCATTGAAGACGGGATGTAATTAACCGTTATAACTTCATCTTTATCAAAAACAACTGTGCCGATAAAACCTGGAAGTACCGCCAGAGGAAGTAAACAACCATTTGGTAGATCCAGAAAATAGGTTTTAAGGTTTATCCTAATTCTAATTTGTACTGCATCATTTTCCGAGAAAATTTGTACATCCTTTTTAAAATAATCGTTTTCTATAAATGGAATTCCAACAATAGTAAATCCAGTCAAAATGTCTTTACTAGATTTATTTAAAGCCTGCAAAATAGAGTCGTAAGCCGCCTTATCATTTTTTTTGGCACGTATCCCTTTAATGGATAGTTCGTTTTTATTTTGTATGTTTGTTTTAATCGTAATTTCTACTTATGGAAAAATTAAACTACAATGAAATATTAAATTTAACTTTATCTGTTTTACTTAAACAAACCTCTGATTCACATATTGAATATAATGACCTTTTTTCGAGAAATGCAGTTTTAATAAATTTATCAAATAGAGATAAACTTGCTGTTATTCAAAAATTAGTTAAAGATGGTTATGCTTCACGGTTTGAAACTATCGATAAAGATATTTTTAGATATTACATTACTGTTGAAGGCATTTTATTTATAAATTCTGATGGTTATATTTCCAAAGAAAATAAAGAACGTCAATTAAAACTTTGGCTTTACACAAAAAATGTATTATTAGTTTTAGGAACTGTTTCTGCCTTTATATTAGCCGTTTTCGAAATCAACGAAAAAATTCATCCCAAAGAAACTTTAATTGAATGCAGAATGCTATTATACCAACAACAATTCCCAAATAACACAATCCTAAAAGAATATAAATCGCCCATTCAGGGGCATTGTTCCAAGGTGTGTCGCCCAAAATAGAAAACATAAAAGCAGATAGACTACTCGTTCCCATACGCTATATTTTTAATTTGTTGAGAACTTTGGGCTTTCCAATGTTCTAATTCTTTTTCTTGAAATAGTGCGTTTTTTAGGAACTTTTCCAACTCATTTCCTTTGAAATTACGGTTGTTAAATTTCCATTCAAACTCAATTAAATAAAGGGGTAGATACTTTTTGCTAACAGATTTAAAACTTCCTTTGATTCCGTTTTTAACATAACTCCAAAAACCCTCTATTGTGTTGATATGCACTATTCCTTTGCTATATTGTTTTGAGTGAATTACAACAAGCCTCTCGATGTAGGTTTCTAATTCGTTGTAAGACCTGAATCCATCAGTCATCAAAATTGAGTTATCACTTTTGGCGTTTGACTTCAACATATATAGCAAATTTCTTTTGGTTAGTTTTTCAATAATCTTTGTTTTTACATTTCCTTGTCGCTGAACCATTCCCACGACCGAAACTTTATTTGTTCCTCGTCCTCTTTTTAATGTTGTTTGTGCTAAACTTACGTTGTCGTCTGAAATGGTATGGTTTTTTCGGGCTTTGCCTCCAAAATAGCTTTCATCCATTTCTATAATTCCGTTCAACTTTGTTTCTGGCATCAACATTCCTATCCTTACTCTCATACAGGCATAATAAGCCGTCTTATAAGTAACTCCAAGATTACGTTCTATTTCCTTTGCCGATATACTACTTTTTGCATTAAGCATCAAAGTAATAATCTGAAACCATTTAGGTAATTCCATTCGGGTTTCCTCGAATATCGTACCCACTATAACAGAAAATGACTTGTTACAGTTTTTGCAGGAGTACCGCCCCTGTTCGGATTTTATCGTTTTTACGTTGTTTGAGTCGCAAAAAGTGCATTTTACGTTTTTACCCCAACGTATCTGTTCCAGTAATTTCAAGCATTTTGCCTGTGTGTTATAATTTTTATTTACTTCTATTAAATTCATTACTTTTGCTTTTGTTTATAGTACTTAACATCAAATTACATTCCATTAAAGGGATACGTGCCTTTTTTTTTTGCACAGAATTGTCATCTGCCTGCGGCTCTTTTAAATCATTTTCTATGATTTCCTTATTAATTTGCTCTGTTTTTGTCCTTTGGGAATGTATGTTCGAATCCTCTGCATTATTTTCCAAAGCTTCCAAATCTACATCCTCTGTCTTTGGTATCTCGAAATCTTTATTTAAACCTTCAAAACTCCCAAAATCACCATCCAACCACTTACCGTTTTTTGTCATTTGAGTAGCAGACTTATGGGCAAACTCTACTTTTGGACTTTCAAGAAGTGAAAGATAAGACGGAAGGCGTGAAGTAACTTCAGCATCCGGTTTTTGGCTTAAGGTTACATTGATCTGCGCCGCAGAAATCGGTACAGCAGTGAACAAATATTCTGATAATTCATATGCAGGAATGATGGAAAATTTTGGACTATTAAGGAGTCCTGCTAACCCTAGAGAATCAAAGTCATAGTCCTTAATTATTTGTGGTACTTTTCCGTTGAGCCCTTTTAAAAGTTCTCTAGTATACAGACCACAATAGTTCTTTGTGGCTTCATCTGCCGTCACTTCAAAAGCAGGATCACCGGGAGCTGTAGCATATAATATATCAACATTTACTCTTGTACTACTAATAGCTGGATTGGGAAAAATAACTGATCCCGACATCTGAGAAAGTTGAGTATTACCGGGTGCTGAACGGCAGGCATCTGAAATAATCACCACATTGGGAATACCGCATCTGCGTGAAAGAAATCTTGAAGGCTGTACATTTACTGCTGCATTACTATCTTCAGGTGCTTCTGATAATAGCCATAATTCATCCATGGCACTTTTAAGAATACCATGTCCTGAAAAATATACGATCATCTGTTCATAAATCTTTTCATTTACAAAACCCGCAACTGCATCTCTAATCATTTTCACTGTGACAGGGCTGTCAGTATCAATTAAAAGAGATGTATCAAAACCTTGGGAAACGGCCCACTTGTTAAAATCTTCCGCTCCACTCACTGCGGCCGAAAGAACAGGCAATCCTCCCGTTTTGTTGACTCCAATTATTATTGCACACTTTTTCTTTTGGGGCATCATATAACTAAAAGGAAACGGAATATTTTGAAGTGCCATACTACTTAAATAAGATTAATTATGTTTAATCAGTCACTGTTTTTTTATATTGCTCAGAAATGATTTTACCAAACAGTTTGCAAAAGTTCATGCCTAATTATACGCACACAACGACAATCTGTCAAAAGAAACCGTTTCTATTACATCAAATATAGGAAAAAAGTCATATCAAAACAAGAATTTTCGTATTTTTACAAATACAGTATATCATAGAAATTTCTCGCCACCAGCAACATTTTTTTTAGTTTAGAACACCACTATAAATCATAACATTATTCGCTTTAAGATGCATTTGCCGAGGTTCTTTCGCATCTGTCATAATCAAATATAAGACTTTCAGTAATTTTAAAGTTAGTCTGCCAATTTACAGAATGATTTAAACATAGATATTCCTAGTATAACCATCTGATTCTTGGTTAGTATCTGTACAACTTCAATTCCACTCAATGTTCGTCTTGACGATTCAAAACTTTTAAAACCTAATCCGTTTTGTATGCGCCACTTGATAAAACGATAATCCTGTTCTACAATATTGTTGAGATATTTACACTGCCAGATTTTAATCTTTGAGAACGAACGCTTGTATAGACTTTGATAGCGGCAGTATTTAGAACCGCTTTTATCAATGTTTATTACTCTTGGTCGGCAGTTATTACTAATTGCTTTAATTACAAATGACTGAGCGCTCATTCTCTGTCTTATTCTGGTCAAAAGAAAGTCTACTGTATTACCTAATTTATCTACTGCTCTATATAAATAACACCAAATGCCTTTTAATATTATATTTAGTTCTCATCTAATCTCCAGCTCGCCCCCACTAGGCCTTTTCTCTTCTTCAACTCTGAACAAAGGTGTAAACTTATAAACCCAGCGCTAAATCGTAGCATGATCCACAAGAACTCCTCTAATTTTCATTATTTCTTCAACATCAAGGTAACTAAGTGTAAATCTTAATTTAAAACACTGCCTGAAAAATTATATGTTTTGGATAAAAATAACCTTTAGTATTCATTTTTTGATAGGTTTAAAATTATAAAGATAAAGTTATTCCCAAATGCGACAGGACTTTTATCATCCCATGCTAACATCAGCATTTTTTCAATTACGGTCCGAAAGTATTTGCCTAGAATCCTTTTTTATTGAATCTAAAGCAATGTTTGCTCTATCAATTTTCTCTTGTGACCAAATTGTAGGGTCAGCCCAATACTCTGCTTTTCCTAACAATCGTATGTAGAGGTCACTATCTAAGTCTCTAACTTTCTTTGCTGCGTCAATGCAAATC from Flavobacterium eburneipallidum includes these protein-coding regions:
- a CDS encoding IS1595 family transposase, producing the protein MGTIFEETRMELPKWFQIITLMLNAKSSISAKEIERNLGVTYKTAYYACMRVRIGMLMPETKLNGIIEMDESYFGGKARKNHTISDDNVSLAQTTLKRGRGTNKVSVVGMVQRQGNVKTKIIEKLTKRNLLYMLKSNAKSDNSILMTDGFRSYNELETYIERLVVIHSKQYSKGIVHINTIEGFWSYVKNGIKGSFKSVSKKYLPLYLIEFEWKFNNRNFKGNELEKFLKNALFQEKELEHWKAQSSQQIKNIAYGNE
- a CDS encoding caspase family protein is translated as MALQNIPFPFSYMMPQKKKCAIIIGVNKTGGLPVLSAAVSGAEDFNKWAVSQGFDTSLLIDTDSPVTVKMIRDAVAGFVNEKIYEQMIVYFSGHGILKSAMDELWLLSEAPEDSNAAVNVQPSRFLSRRCGIPNVVIISDACRSAPGNTQLSQMSGSVIFPNPAISSTRVNVDILYATAPGDPAFEVTADEATKNYCGLYTRELLKGLNGKVPQIIKDYDFDSLGLAGLLNSPKFSIIPAYELSEYLFTAVPISAAQINVTLSQKPDAEVTSRLPSYLSLLESPKVEFAHKSATQMTKNGKWLDGDFGSFEGLNKDFEIPKTEDVDLEALENNAEDSNIHSQRTKTEQINKEIIENDLKEPQADDNSVQKKKARIPLMECNLMLSTINKSKSNEFNRSK
- a CDS encoding DDE-type integrase/transposase/recombinase; this encodes MILKGIWCYLYRAVDKLGNTVDFLLTRIRQRMSAQSFVIKAISNNCRPRVINIDKSGSKYCRYQSLYKRSFSKIKIWQCKYLNNIVEQDYRFIKWRIQNGLGFKSFESSRRTLSGIEVVQILTKNQMVILGISMFKSFCKLAD